AAACCTTCGATCCCCCTCAGATACAGCAATATAATCAGATGTGGTGGCTAATGGCCCGGAACGGGTAGAGCTACCAATTGTTGGGGCGGCGCCTCTACCGATAACTTGCTGATACAAAAGATTATCGATATTGAGATACTGATAGCTGAGATTGAGCTTGAAATTCTCATCGGGCTCCCAACGAAGTGAGAGGCGCGCACTTTCAGTACGTGATCTTGAACGCTTGGCAGTGGCAACATTATAAACCTGATTACCCCGGCTTCCATCAACCAAGAAGGCAGCGCGCAACGCCAGCTTGTCCTTGACGAGCGGCATTGAAACGGCGCCTTGCAAATTATAACCTGAGCGATCCGTTGCGGTTGCCTGCAGATACCCGCCCACGGTATCCAGCTCAGGCCATCGATTGCGGACCGTGATCGCGCCAGCTGGAGCCGTCCGTCCACGCAACGCCCCCTGCGGACCCCGCAGGACCTCAATCTGCTCTATATCGTAAATGGCGGCGAATGCGGTCTGGGCACTCGTCGGCACTTCATTAATATAGAAATCAACAGATGGGGATGTGCCCTGATCAGGATCGAAGGTCACCCCCCTCAGCGTTGCGGTGTTATTGCGTCCAGAACTGTTGCTGAGTTGCAGACCAGGGGCAAGCTTCTGCACATCCTTGATATCCAGTATGGCCAGTTTTTGCAGTTGCTCACCAGATGCCACATCGATGCTCATCGGAACATCTTGCAAGTTTTCATTGCGGCGCGCTGCCGTTACAATGATAAAGGAGGTGTCATCATTTTCTTTGAGCGCCGCATCTGCCTCAACCTGAGCAAAAGCAAGTTCCGAATTAATATTAAATGAACATACGCCTAAAAATGCGCATGAAGACCTGAGCAAAATTCTCCCCACAACACCTCTCCATGTCATAATTTTTCATGATCGATTTTCATTTTATATTATAAATAATCAAAATGGGTTTTCCGCGGACTCGATCTGTTTGAGCGCACCGACCATTACGTCACCGTCCGTCGCTTTCATTTCCAATCCGAGGATCGCCGCGACGGTCGGCGCGACATCCAACAATCGTGCCACGGACAACCTCTGCCCCTCACGAAAACTTGGGCCTGCGGCAATCATGCCCGTGTCCATCAAACGGATTTCTGGAGTGTAGCCATGCATGCCCCGGAACCGAGTTGTGGGCAAACTGCGCTTAGTATCTGGCGCGACAGCGATCATATATCCCGGAGCAGCGGTGATCCCCGCCACAGCGTTCGGGTCGCCCCCAAGGCGCACAATATCTGCATCCGTCAACCAGACGAGGATTCCGCGATAGTCCTGCTCGATCTTTTTCTGAAGCTTGCCAAGAAACTCGTCGAGCAGCGCGGGATCGGCGTTGGGTTTGGCATGGAAAATGCCGGAGCCTGCATGTGATTCAAGAAACACCAAATCACTATCAACGTCTCCCTCACGTGCCATGGCCAATCCGGTATCAAGCAGAAGTCTTCCCACATTGATCACCGTGTGCACGGGAGCAAAGCCATGATCACCTATAACAATCACATCAGTCCGCTCAGCAGTGCCCGCCGTTTTCAAAGCCTCTATCAATGTGCCTACGTGCATATCGATATGCTCGAATGCTTGACGGGCCTGACTCGAATTCGGGCCGAACCTGTGCTGCATGTGGTCCGCTTCGAGAAAATGAACGAGCATCAGGCCGGGCTTATGGCGCTTGAGAATTTGCGCCGCATAAGCCGCACTCATCCGGTCAAGATTCTCTATCGCATGGAGATCAGTCCGCTGCCCCACGGGCGGTGGCCCCACATCCCTCGACAATTCCTCAATGAGCCCCTTGGTTGCACCACGGGTCAATGCGATTTTTAGATCTTCCTTGCGTGTTTCATCTGTTTCAGTGATCAGCCAGTCGATCGCGGCGCCATAGGTCATCGGCCACATAATTGCGGAAGTTGTAACACCTCCCTGCCTTGCGATGTCCCACAAGGCTGGCACCCGAATATCAGATGCATTCTTAAGCCAATCCAGCGTACCCAGGCGAAAGTTGGATGTAACCCCATGCCGAGCGGGCTCCACTCCCGTTACAATAGTTGTATGCGACGGGTACGTTACGCTAGGGAACACCCCGATAACGCCATCTGCATAAGCACCACGCTCTACGAGTGCAGTTAGATTGGGAACCGCCACCCCTGACCCGTCTGGATCACGATAGATTTCAGGCCTCAATCCATCTATGGAAATGACCAAAACATGCGGCGTTTTCGCTGCCAAGGGGAGCGCCACGAAGCTTAGCACCCAGCAGCACAACACAATTAACCGTCGCAACATACATCCCCTCAGAGCATATGAGCCAACACGCGAGAGCGACCCATTCCTAATCTTGCCTCAGAGAGAATTTACACTATGTGTATTTTTACACAATATGTAAATAATTCAGCTTCCCCATTTCACCTCACGCTCTCGCAATCCCAATGGAGCCCCACCTTGTCGCTGTTAAAAAACAGAAAAGTTAGAACTGAGGAGCAAATCCTCAATGCTGCAGAGCGAATTTTCAGAGATTGCGGCTTTGACAATGCCCGCATGAGCGACATTGCAGAGCAAGCAGAGATAGCGCCCAAAACTCTCTTCAATTACTTCCATTCGAAAGAGCGACTAGTTTTGGCTTTGATCATGCGTTGGTTGGAAAAAAACTATCTGCATTTCAAAGAAAATGAAAAACGTCATGTCGATGAAACTGACGATATATTGCCAGAAAACGCGGAACTCCGCCTGGAAATTCTAGACAAAGAACGATGGCTATCGACCATGGCAGCACAGAAGACAGACATTCTGGTCTCCTATCGCTGGAATTCCGAAAGATTAACAAGGGTTCTTGTTGCCGATCGTAACATCCGAATTTCACGAATTCGCGCTTTGCAGGAGCGTGGCAGTGTCAATGCGGATATCTCTCCAGAATTGATCAGCCAGATTTATGAGGGCATCAGGGACAATGTTCTCGGAACCTGGCTACTCACACCTGATTCACACCTTGATGTTCTGAAAACAAACATGCGACAGGCAATGAAGGTTTTTGTGAACGGCATTAGAAAATAGGGTGGTGTCAAAAGGCTAGCCCCGCCCTCCCCGCGCGGCACTGTCAAAGCAACGTGGCTGCGGGCGCGCGAGGATGCTGACTTCAGCGAATGCCTCGCAAACCCCGCGCTCTTCCGCACAGCCCATTCCGACGGTTCAACTGGTGGTGTCAAAAGGATGGCCCCACCCTCCCCTTGCCGTTAACCTGAGCGGATGAGCAAGACGCCAAATCCGTTCAAATATTTTCACTCATCGCCTGAGGTGATCCGCCTCGTAGTGATGATGTACGTCA
This genomic window from Caenibius tardaugens NBRC 16725 contains:
- a CDS encoding alkaline phosphatase family protein → MLRRLIVLCCWVLSFVALPLAAKTPHVLVISIDGLRPEIYRDPDGSGVAVPNLTALVERGAYADGVIGVFPSVTYPSHTTIVTGVEPARHGVTSNFRLGTLDWLKNASDIRVPALWDIARQGGVTTSAIMWPMTYGAAIDWLITETDETRKEDLKIALTRGATKGLIEELSRDVGPPPVGQRTDLHAIENLDRMSAAYAAQILKRHKPGLMLVHFLEADHMQHRFGPNSSQARQAFEHIDMHVGTLIEALKTAGTAERTDVIVIGDHGFAPVHTVINVGRLLLDTGLAMAREGDVDSDLVFLESHAGSGIFHAKPNADPALLDEFLGKLQKKIEQDYRGILVWLTDADIVRLGGDPNAVAGITAAPGYMIAVAPDTKRSLPTTRFRGMHGYTPEIRLMDTGMIAAGPSFREGQRLSVARLLDVAPTVAAILGLEMKATDGDVMVGALKQIESAENPF
- a CDS encoding TetR/AcrR family transcriptional regulator, which codes for MSLLKNRKVRTEEQILNAAERIFRDCGFDNARMSDIAEQAEIAPKTLFNYFHSKERLVLALIMRWLEKNYLHFKENEKRHVDETDDILPENAELRLEILDKERWLSTMAAQKTDILVSYRWNSERLTRVLVADRNIRISRIRALQERGSVNADISPELISQIYEGIRDNVLGTWLLTPDSHLDVLKTNMRQAMKVFVNGIRK